In Verrucomicrobiota bacterium, the following are encoded in one genomic region:
- a CDS encoding PAS domain-containing protein, protein MKTTPRQNASRPRPARATTTALSTDHARLRTRLEDAEATLRAIRTSEVDTVLVAGKEGSQVFTLDGAEHAYRVLIESMNEGALMLTADAVILYANQCFARMIQLPLEQVTSSSFHRFLSPSDQVAVRPLLKRAAKSGAKIQTVLHAGDGSQLPVHISMRPVAAAGGTSVTIGMVVTDMTEARRSEERLRALSQRLVDLQEAERRHVAVELHENISQLTYAILMRCDILAGKLPVRAHAARTELLKLCDLLNQTTEDVRRIARDLRPMALDDLGLLPVLRMACQQFGERAHVQCDLKGVRQIARLPASVEMALYRILQEVLKNIGQHAQAHHITVSLRQERGLVRLVITDDGIGFNSKRPLAGKKRKGSFGLLSMRERATAVGGILEVKSTLGHGTSIQARIPHPLMTDN, encoded by the coding sequence GTGAAAACCACTCCCCGCCAGAACGCCTCCCGCCCCCGGCCTGCCCGCGCCACCACCACCGCGCTGAGCACCGATCATGCTCGGCTCCGCACCCGCCTGGAGGACGCCGAGGCCACCCTCCGCGCCATCCGCACCAGCGAGGTGGATACAGTGCTGGTCGCGGGCAAAGAAGGCTCGCAAGTGTTCACGCTGGACGGCGCTGAGCATGCCTACCGCGTGCTGATCGAATCCATGAACGAAGGCGCGCTGATGCTGACGGCGGACGCGGTGATTCTCTACGCCAACCAGTGCTTTGCCAGGATGATCCAGCTCCCGCTGGAACAGGTGACGAGCAGTTCCTTTCACCGCTTTCTCTCCCCGTCGGACCAAGTCGCCGTGCGACCGCTCCTGAAACGGGCCGCCAAATCCGGCGCCAAAATCCAAACCGTCCTGCACGCCGGCGACGGCTCGCAACTGCCGGTGCATATCTCCATGCGTCCAGTGGCCGCGGCGGGCGGCACCAGCGTCACCATCGGCATGGTGGTGACCGACATGACCGAGGCCCGGCGGAGCGAGGAACGGCTGCGGGCTTTGTCGCAGCGCCTGGTGGACTTGCAGGAAGCCGAGCGGCGGCATGTGGCCGTCGAGTTGCACGAAAATATTTCACAGCTTACCTATGCCATCCTGATGCGCTGCGACATCCTGGCGGGGAAACTGCCGGTGCGGGCGCACGCCGCCCGAACGGAGCTGCTAAAGCTCTGCGATCTGCTCAACCAGACGACCGAAGATGTGCGGCGCATCGCCCGCGATCTGCGGCCCATGGCGTTGGATGATTTGGGGCTGCTCCCGGTGTTGCGTATGGCCTGCCAGCAATTCGGTGAACGTGCTCACGTGCAATGCGACTTGAAGGGGGTACGGCAGATCGCCCGACTGCCCGCGTCCGTCGAGATGGCGTTGTATCGCATTCTGCAGGAGGTTTTGAAGAATATCGGGCAACACGCCCAGGCCCACCACATTACCGTGAGCCTGCGGCAGGAACGCGGCTTGGTCCGGTTGGTGATCACGGACGACGGGATTGGCTTTAATTCAAAGCGTCCCCTGGCTGGGAAAAAACGCAAGGGTAGTTTTGGACTGCTCAGCATGCGCGAGCGAGCCACCGCCGTGGGCGGCATCCTCGAAGTGAAATCTACCCTCGGCCACGGCACCTCCATCCAAGCCCGAATTCCCCATCCACTGATGACTGATAACTGA